One Fusarium falciforme chromosome 1, complete sequence genomic window carries:
- a CDS encoding Zn(2)-C6 fungal-type domain-containing protein, which produces MSKRTCADTKMGDAGTGASGGSVMLPMPAPLTPSKPEDQSEASNHQTPNDLSSFRNDGVAFPSISRNIKACATCRKLKIRCLMDRNGPPCRRCAARNLDCVLNKSLQTIINEKSQFSKAIVQDLEQVHDALKRVLKGLGLRELPPLQCLAAARKTEGSLPRDTPRNESSHQPPSLPEDHYGPSCDNSPMTTPEDEGLPYVPIHSLYTLTKLSALRSPEDNEAGQRARTIDDFIARGSIALVDAESLFTLYRDRLDRHIYSIGCRYQTLEELRQKSPILSAATLTVAALHDPKADGIYGVCSSEFRRLMEKSMFERSINRDYLRAMCVASYWLSDISWMLSGYAIRRAAELRNSCRQAIKACRQEAADYARLWYVLYICDQHLATLYGRPSIIQEDLSDQGWGYFLGPAVATDEDKRLIGQVALMGILRSIQELFGYDKDEAIPQEYINHISHFRRQLDQWYDQWTKELPEHWPQLGSFPRKGTMLHYNFAQIHLYSHTFRGLSSDDPIPAYFFDYALKAIAAATAAVELILADPDVAKGIAGMPSYMHSMTAFASMLLIKAAIKHGGKLIGTERVCGLITSLIRQFRSQPVGRWHLANLMAGGLERMLEMLNTAEPKQGHPLPNGLVVGAGTSDGVNVRGQMLGADGLFPDFYGGLFFDYDMSVGLSHVFQLDPGMLNIEGSALPL; this is translated from the exons ATGTCCAAGCGGACTTGTGCTGATACGAAAATGGGAGACGCTGGGACAGGAGCAAGTGGCGGATCGGTGATGCTACCAATGCCTGCA CCCCTGACTCCTTCGAAGCCTGAGGACCAGAGCGAAGCGTCGAATCACCAGACCCCCAACGACCTGAGTAGCTTTCGAAACGATGGCGTCGCATTTCCGTCGATATCAAGGAATATCAAGGCCTGCGCCACATGCCGAAAACTCAAG ATTAGATGTCTGATGGATAGGAATGGCCCGCCCTGTCGCAGATGTGCAGCGCGCAACTTGGACTGCGTCTTGAATAAGAGCTTGCAAACTATTATCAATGAGAAGTCACA ATTCTCCAAAGCCATAGTGCAGGACCTAGAGCAAGTCCACGACGCTCTCAAGAGGGTGCTGAAAGGGCTCGGCCTCAGAGAACTTCCTCCATTGCAATGTTTAGCAGCAGCCCGCAAGACAGAAGGCTCACTTCCGAGAGATACCCCGAGAAATGAAAGTAGCCACCAACCGCCGTCTCTCCCAGAAGACCATTATGGTCCCTCATGCGATAATTCCCCGATGACGACACCTGAGGATGAGGGCCTTCCCTATGTCCCTATCCACTCACTATACACTTTGACCAAGCTGAGCGCGCTGCGGTCGCCTGAAGACAACGAGGCTGGGCAGCGAGCTCGAACCATAGATGACTTCATCGCTCGTGGGTCAATTGCTCTAGTGGATGCAGAAAGTCTCTTCACTCTGTACCGAGATCGTCTGGACCGCCATATATATAGCATTGGCTGTCGCTATCAGACACTTGAGGAGTTGAGGCAGAAGTCTCCTATTCTATCTGCGGCCACTCTTACGGTTGCAGCGCTTCATGATCCGAAGGCTGATGGCATATATGGGGTATGCAGCTCTGAGTTTCGTCGCCTCATGGAGAAGTCTATGTTCGAGCGGTCAATTAATCGAGACTATCTTCGAGCTATGTGCGTAGCTTCGTACTGGCTGAGCGATATCTCTTGGATGCTCTCAGGATATGCTATTCGTCGAGCTGCTGAGTTACGCAATAGCTGTCGCCAGGCTATCAAGGCCTGCCGCCAGGAAGCAGCTGACTATGCGAGGCTCTGGTATGTCCTCTATATCTGCGACCAGCATCTCGCCACTCTATACGGACGGCCATCAATTATCCAGGAGGACTTATCAGACCAAGGATGGGGTTATTTTCTCGGGCCAGCTGTTGCGACTGATGAAGATAAGCGACTAATAGGTCAGGTGGCGCTAATGGGTATCTTAAGGAGCATCCAAGAGCTATTTGGCTATGATAAGGACGAGGCGATTCCTCAGGAATATATTAACCATATTTCACATTTTCGCCGACAGCTTGATCAATGGTATGATCAATGGACCAAGGAATTGCCAG AACACTGGCCCCAGTTAGGGTCGTTTCCTCGCAAAGGAACAATGTTACACTACAACTTTGCGCAGATTCACCTCTACTCTCATACCTTCCGTGGCCTATCCAGCGACGACCCTATCCCGGCGTACTTCTTCGACTACGCGTTAAAAGCTATCGCCGCAGCTACGGCTGCCGTTGAGCTTATTCTCGCAGACCCAGACGTTGCGAAGGGTATCGCGGGCATGCCGTCATATATGCATTCTATGACGGCATTCGCCAGTATGCTTCTTATCAAAGCGGCCATCAAACATGGAGGCAAACTTATTGGGACGGAGCGAGTCTGTGGCTTAATCACGAGTCTTATACGGCAGTTCCGATCTCAACCCGTTGGGAGATGGCACTTAGCGAACCTAATGGCTGGTGGTCTAGAACGAATGTTAGAGATGCTAAACACAGCGGAGCCAAAGCAGGGCCATCCCTTGCCAAATGGGCTTGTCGTTGGAGCGGGTACCAGTGATGGGGTCAATGTGCGGGGGCAGATGCTGGGTGCAGATGGCCTGTTCCCTGATTTTTATGGAGGCCTTTTCTTCGACTATGACATGAGCGTTGGGTTGTCACACGTGTTCCAGCTCGATCCCGGGATGCTAAACATTGAGGGATCTGCTCTGCCGCTCTAA